One region of Maribacter dokdonensis DSW-8 genomic DNA includes:
- the darT gene encoding type II toxin-antitoxin system toxin DNA ADP-ribosyl transferase DarT — MTHIENIPHIIENGITHKDSDNSNKNYKPIGDSSLIRTRDHFLMPNGHLLGEYIPFYFGLRTPMLYVIQKGYNGVKAIHPREIIYCISSVQKIIDENLDFIYTDGHATDGFTNYFSQKDISNIENQVDFKATNAKFWKDENDLDLKRRKEAEFLIKQDLVYDNILGFATFEDNSTDRLLELGINNNKVVTKPSLYF; from the coding sequence ATGACTCATATTGAGAATATTCCTCATATAATTGAAAATGGAATTACTCACAAAGATTCAGATAATTCAAATAAGAACTATAAACCTATTGGAGATAGTAGTCTCATTAGGACTAGAGACCATTTCCTAATGCCCAATGGTCATTTACTTGGCGAATACATTCCTTTCTATTTCGGTTTAAGGACACCAATGTTATACGTCATTCAAAAAGGTTATAATGGAGTCAAGGCTATACATCCAAGAGAAATAATTTATTGTATTAGTAGTGTTCAAAAAATAATTGATGAAAATTTAGATTTCATCTATACAGATGGACATGCAACAGATGGATTTACCAATTACTTTTCACAAAAAGATATTTCAAATATTGAAAATCAAGTTGATTTTAAAGCAACTAATGCAAAATTTTGGAAAGATGAAAATGACTTGGATTTAAAAAGAAGAAAGGAAGCTGAGTTTCTAATAAAACAAGATTTAGTATATGATAATATTCTTGGTTTTGCTACATTTGAAGATAACTCTACCGACAGACTTTTAGAACTAGGAATCAATAACAATAAAGTAGTCACTAAACCAAGTTTATACTTTTAA
- the darG gene encoding type II toxin-antitoxin system antitoxin DNA ADP-ribosyl glycohydrolase DarG produces the protein MIEYLTGNLFDSKAEALVNTVNTVGVMGKGIALQFKKLFPNNYKLYKNLCDKKEFKIGQLIVTRDQNVITGEKIIINFPTKKHWKSPSEYEYIEKGLDELIRVIKEENIKSIALPPLGSGNGGLQWFKVKDIINDKLSSIENCDIYVYEPNNNVKEVLKKERVKLTPARAMLLFMLFELVKNGEFVSEFASEKLCYFLQRFGAQKHFNLTYSANFYGPYSGKVKHVLNYLNGSYVMGYAGKDKKPFEQLNLLIDSEKEVNDYINENVELKDIVEKTSGFLTSFYSSFGLELLSTVDYISQTYNTTDKNYIKEKLNNWSDRKKTLFSDNRYVDISINHLKKSQLIN, from the coding sequence ATGATTGAATATTTAACTGGTAATTTGTTTGACAGTAAAGCTGAAGCCCTAGTTAATACGGTTAATACTGTAGGCGTAATGGGAAAAGGCATCGCTCTGCAATTCAAGAAATTATTTCCAAATAATTACAAGCTATATAAAAATCTTTGTGATAAAAAAGAATTCAAAATAGGTCAATTAATTGTGACAAGAGACCAAAATGTAATTACAGGCGAAAAAATCATAATAAATTTTCCAACAAAAAAACATTGGAAAAGTCCATCTGAATATGAATACATTGAAAAAGGATTAGATGAACTTATTCGAGTTATTAAAGAAGAAAATATAAAATCCATTGCTTTACCACCATTGGGTAGTGGAAATGGAGGATTACAATGGTTCAAAGTTAAAGATATTATTAATGATAAACTTTCAAGCATTGAAAATTGTGATATATATGTTTACGAACCAAACAATAATGTAAAAGAGGTTTTAAAAAAAGAGCGAGTAAAATTGACACCTGCAAGAGCAATGCTTCTTTTTATGTTGTTCGAATTAGTTAAAAATGGAGAGTTTGTATCTGAATTTGCAAGCGAAAAATTATGTTATTTTTTACAAAGGTTTGGAGCACAAAAACATTTCAATTTAACGTATTCTGCAAATTTTTATGGTCCATATTCTGGAAAAGTAAAACATGTTTTAAATTACTTAAATGGCAGTTATGTAATGGGTTATGCAGGTAAAGACAAAAAGCCATTTGAACAACTTAATTTATTGATTGATTCTGAAAAGGAGGTTAATGATTATATTAATGAAAATGTAGAATTAAAAGATATTGTTGAAAAAACTAGTGGATTTTTAACTAGTTTCTATTCTTCATTCGGATTGGAACTTCTATCAACCGTTGATTATATATCTCAAACTTATAACACTACTGATAAAAATTATATTAAGGAAAAACTGAATAATTGGAGTGACAGAAAAAAGACTCTCTTTTCTGACAACAGGTATGTTGACATTTCCATAAATCATCTTAAAAAATCTCAGCTAATAAACTAG